A genomic window from Massilia sp. METH4 includes:
- a CDS encoding HlyD family efflux transporter periplasmic adaptor subunit translates to MIRSNTIAIALGLLVLHAVHASPGAHGPNGEHLDGQVTTSASGLARLPDGSVNVPKLAQRRMAIRTIKAAEGEHPQTVELNGRVAIDPNAGGRVQAPFPGRIAPGPQGLPTAGQAVHKGQVLARLMPVASAIERGNQEATLADLRATRVAAERRVNRLESLEGTVPAKEIEAARAELASIVGREKAVARSVRGFETIVSPANGVIASAQVLAGQIVEARDVLFEVVDPARALVEATTPDVALASRIATATLPAAPDAKLTLIGAGRSLRDGALPISFRASGAALPLAVGQPVSVLARLNTTVKGIVLPAQALVRNPANETVVWIKSGAMRFIAQPVEARPLDAHTIVVTRGLSPENRVVVSGAALINQIR, encoded by the coding sequence ATGATCCGGTCGAACACCATCGCCATCGCCCTGGGCTTGCTCGTTCTGCACGCCGTCCACGCCTCGCCGGGCGCCCACGGCCCGAACGGCGAGCACCTGGACGGCCAGGTGACGACGTCGGCCAGCGGCCTGGCCCGGCTGCCGGACGGCAGCGTCAACGTGCCCAAGCTCGCCCAGCGCCGCATGGCGATCCGCACCATCAAGGCCGCGGAAGGCGAGCACCCGCAAACGGTCGAACTGAACGGCCGGGTCGCCATCGACCCGAACGCCGGCGGCCGCGTGCAGGCGCCGTTCCCCGGCCGCATCGCGCCGGGTCCGCAAGGGTTGCCGACGGCTGGCCAGGCCGTGCACAAGGGCCAAGTCCTCGCCAGGCTGATGCCGGTGGCGAGCGCGATCGAGCGCGGCAACCAGGAAGCCACGCTGGCCGACCTGCGCGCGACCCGCGTGGCCGCCGAGCGCCGCGTCAACCGCCTGGAATCGCTGGAAGGCACCGTTCCTGCCAAGGAGATCGAGGCCGCGCGTGCCGAGCTGGCGAGTATCGTCGGGCGGGAGAAGGCGGTGGCCCGCTCCGTGCGCGGCTTTGAAACCATCGTGTCGCCGGCGAATGGGGTGATCGCCAGCGCGCAGGTGCTGGCGGGCCAGATCGTGGAGGCGCGCGACGTGCTCTTCGAGGTGGTCGATCCGGCCCGCGCCCTGGTCGAGGCGACCACGCCCGATGTCGCGCTCGCGTCGCGGATCGCCACGGCCACACTGCCCGCGGCGCCCGATGCCAAGTTGACCTTGATCGGCGCCGGGCGCAGCCTGCGCGACGGTGCACTGCCCATCAGCTTCCGCGCCAGCGGCGCGGCGCTGCCCCTGGCAGTGGGGCAGCCGGTATCGGTGTTGGCCAGGTTGAACACGACCGTGAAGGGGATCGTGCTGCCGGCGCAAGCCCTGGTGCGCAATCCGGCGAACGAAACGGTGGTGTGGATCAAGTCGGGCGCCATGCGCTTCATCGCCCAGCCGGTGGAAGCCCGGCCGCTCGATGCGCACACGATCGTCGTCACGCGCGGTCTCTCCCCGGAAAACCGCGTGGTGGTGTCCGGTGCGGCGTTGATCAACCAGATCCGGTAA
- a CDS encoding TolC family protein, whose product MRFSRLPIYLAAAACLLPPASSAQEAPTLAALVEAAWQRSPVAHTLAARREETAAARDVAASWLAAAPTLGISDRSDRWTDQRKQRETELSLSAPIVLPGQHGARRQLATRAGEELDAQLAQARLAIAGEVRTRLWEAAAAREVLAEKSDHLHHLEELAADVDRRVKAGDLARSDSLLARQEVLAATADVALARGRAGEALARLRLLTGTAALPDVEPEPLPPESGSADHVRLRAAQAAETRARAAVDLASASRQAPPTVALSMRREREGGMPGADRSIGIALQIPLSGKLRNRPAEALAGTQLATAAAERAQTQAAVDMDLALARDQLANARAGLEAVTSRAAVLREHTALFEHAFRQGEKPLADLLRSRALTHEAEVAVRQQRIALALAHAHMNQASGILP is encoded by the coding sequence ATGCGTTTTTCACGCCTGCCCATCTATCTGGCGGCGGCCGCCTGCTTGCTGCCGCCGGCATCGAGCGCACAGGAGGCGCCCACCCTGGCCGCGCTGGTCGAAGCCGCGTGGCAGCGCTCACCCGTGGCGCACACGCTGGCGGCGCGCCGCGAAGAAACGGCCGCCGCGCGCGACGTTGCCGCGTCCTGGCTGGCCGCCGCGCCCACCCTCGGCATTTCGGACCGCTCCGACCGCTGGACCGATCAGCGCAAGCAGCGGGAAACCGAGCTGTCGCTATCCGCGCCGATCGTGCTGCCCGGCCAGCATGGCGCGCGCCGTCAACTGGCCACGCGTGCCGGCGAAGAGCTCGACGCCCAGCTGGCACAGGCCCGCCTCGCCATCGCCGGCGAGGTGCGTACCCGGCTGTGGGAAGCGGCCGCCGCGCGCGAAGTACTCGCCGAGAAGAGCGACCACCTGCACCACCTGGAAGAACTGGCCGCCGACGTCGACCGGCGCGTGAAGGCGGGCGACCTCGCCCGCAGCGACAGCCTCCTGGCCCGGCAGGAAGTGCTGGCGGCCACGGCGGACGTCGCGCTGGCACGCGGCCGGGCCGGCGAAGCACTCGCGCGTTTACGCCTGCTTACCGGCACCGCCGCGCTGCCCGACGTCGAACCCGAACCGTTGCCGCCCGAGAGCGGCAGCGCCGACCACGTGCGGCTACGCGCGGCGCAGGCGGCCGAAACGCGTGCGCGTGCCGCGGTCGATCTTGCGTCGGCCAGCCGACAGGCCCCGCCAACCGTCGCGTTGTCGATGCGGCGCGAGCGCGAAGGCGGCATGCCCGGCGCGGACCGCAGCATCGGCATCGCCTTGCAGATCCCGCTGTCCGGCAAGCTGCGCAATCGCCCGGCCGAAGCGCTGGCAGGCACGCAACTGGCCACGGCAGCCGCCGAGCGCGCACAAACGCAGGCGGCTGTCGATATGGATCTTGCGCTGGCGCGCGACCAGCTCGCCAATGCCCGTGCCGGGCTGGAGGCCGTCACGTCGCGTGCCGCCGTGCTGCGCGAGCACACCGCGCTGTTCGAGCACGCCTTCCGCCAGGGCGAAAAGCCGCTGGCCGACCTGCTGCGTTCGCGCGCCCTGACCCACGAAGCCGAAGTGGCAGTCCGCCAGCAGCGTATCGCGCTGGCGCTTGCCCACGCTCACATGAATCAAGCCTCTGGAATCCTGCCATGA
- the modA gene encoding molybdate ABC transporter substrate-binding protein — protein MHKKFLAAALLAALPILASGADITVSAAASLTNAFKELAQSFEAAHKGDKVLLNFAASDSLVQQIAKGAPVDVFASADQEAMDKAERLKLLAPGTRRDFASNTVVLVVPAASRIASLADLANAQRLTTGNPASVPIGRYTQEALTKAGLWAGLQGKFVFGTSVRQSLDYVARGEADAGFVYATDVQAQKDKVKAVATVPTATPVRYPIAVIANAPQPKLARRFADYAASSTGQAILVKHGFGKP, from the coding sequence ATGCACAAGAAATTCCTTGCCGCGGCGCTCCTGGCGGCATTGCCCATACTGGCCAGCGGGGCAGACATCACCGTTTCCGCGGCCGCCAGCCTCACCAATGCGTTCAAGGAACTGGCCCAGTCGTTCGAAGCGGCTCACAAGGGCGACAAGGTATTGCTGAACTTCGCCGCCTCCGATTCCCTCGTGCAGCAGATCGCCAAGGGCGCGCCGGTCGACGTGTTTGCTTCCGCCGACCAGGAAGCCATGGACAAGGCCGAGAGACTGAAGCTGCTGGCGCCGGGCACGCGGCGTGACTTCGCGAGCAACACCGTGGTGCTGGTCGTGCCGGCCGCAAGCAGGATCGCCTCGCTGGCCGACCTGGCCAATGCCCAGCGGCTGACGACCGGCAACCCGGCCAGCGTGCCGATCGGCCGCTACACGCAGGAAGCGTTGACGAAAGCGGGCCTGTGGGCCGGCTTGCAGGGCAAGTTCGTATTCGGCACCTCGGTGCGCCAGAGCCTCGACTACGTGGCGCGCGGCGAAGCCGACGCCGGCTTCGTCTACGCGACCGACGTGCAGGCCCAGAAGGACAAAGTGAAGGCCGTTGCCACCGTTCCCACCGCCACGCCCGTGCGCTACCCCATCGCCGTGATCGCCAACGCCCCGCAACCGAAGCTGGCGCGCCGGTTCGCCGACTATGCCGCGTCCAGCACCGGCCAGGCGATCCTGGTAAAGCATGGCTTCGGCAAGCCCTGA
- a CDS encoding host attachment protein, which yields MKPTWIITANAGRARFFEESALTEPLQEIEDMVNAGARQSISDLVTDQIGPTAAAGSGHNIGGTQGVGLSHNANVGAPNKAYQPAVTPVEAEAVKFAKDISAYLTKAHQEGRFGQLVISASPQFLGTLRSVIDPQLKDVIKTEFNKDYTHFNGPQLREQLQALKDKQE from the coding sequence ATGAAACCAACCTGGATTATCACGGCCAATGCTGGCCGGGCGCGATTCTTCGAAGAATCCGCCCTGACCGAACCTCTGCAAGAAATCGAAGACATGGTCAATGCCGGTGCCCGGCAAAGCATCTCCGACCTCGTGACGGACCAGATCGGTCCCACGGCCGCTGCCGGCAGCGGCCACAATATCGGCGGCACCCAGGGTGTCGGCCTTTCCCACAATGCCAATGTCGGCGCGCCGAACAAGGCTTACCAGCCGGCCGTCACTCCGGTCGAGGCTGAAGCCGTCAAATTCGCCAAGGATATTTCAGCCTACCTGACGAAGGCGCACCAGGAAGGACGCTTTGGCCAGTTGGTCATTTCCGCGTCGCCCCAGTTCCTCGGCACCTTGCGCTCCGTTATCGATCCGCAGTTGAAGGACGTGATTAAGACCGAGTTCAACAAGGACTACACGCACTTCAACGGCCCGCAACTGCGCGAGCAGCTGCAGGCGCTGAAGGACAAGCAGGAATAA
- the gdhA gene encoding NADP-specific glutamate dehydrogenase produces MKYASVHQFLQHVADRNPGQPEFLQAVTEVMESLWPFIEQHPKYAEQGLLDRLVEPERVVMFRVSWVDDHGQVQVNRGYRIQHSMAIGPYKGGLRFHPSVNLSVLKFLAFEQTFKNALTTLPMGGGKGGSDFDPKGKSQGEIMRFCQAFVSELFRHVGADTDVPAGDIGVGGREVGYMAGMMKKLSNRADCVFTGKGLSFGGSLIRPEATGYGTVYFADEMLKTRGRSFEGLRVSVSGSGNVAQYAVEKAMALGARVITVSDSSGTVIDMDGFTPEKLAILMEVKNHHYGRVSDYAERTGSRFEAGVRPWHLPVDVALPCATQNELDANDAATLIRNGVLCVAEGANMPSTIEAAKAFEAAGVLYAPGKASNAGGVATSGLEMSQNAERMSWPREEVDARLLQIMQGIHAACLKYGKRPDGSVSYVDGANIAGFVKVADAMLAQGVI; encoded by the coding sequence ATGAAATACGCCTCCGTACACCAGTTCTTGCAGCACGTTGCCGACCGCAATCCCGGCCAGCCTGAATTCCTGCAGGCCGTTACCGAAGTGATGGAAAGCCTGTGGCCCTTCATCGAACAACATCCGAAATACGCCGAGCAGGGTTTGCTGGATCGCCTGGTCGAGCCCGAGCGCGTGGTGATGTTCCGCGTTTCGTGGGTTGACGACCACGGCCAGGTGCAGGTCAACCGCGGCTACCGCATCCAGCACAGCATGGCCATCGGCCCGTACAAGGGCGGCTTGCGTTTCCATCCTTCCGTGAACCTTTCCGTGCTGAAATTCCTCGCATTCGAGCAGACGTTCAAGAACGCGCTGACGACACTGCCGATGGGCGGTGGCAAGGGCGGCTCCGACTTCGATCCGAAAGGCAAGAGCCAGGGCGAGATCATGCGCTTCTGCCAAGCGTTCGTGAGCGAACTATTCCGTCACGTGGGTGCCGATACCGATGTGCCCGCCGGTGACATTGGCGTGGGCGGCCGCGAAGTGGGCTACATGGCCGGCATGATGAAAAAGCTCAGCAATCGCGCCGATTGCGTATTCACGGGCAAGGGCTTGAGCTTCGGCGGTTCGCTGATCCGCCCCGAGGCCACCGGCTACGGCACCGTGTATTTCGCCGATGAGATGCTCAAGACGCGCGGCCGTTCGTTCGAAGGCTTGCGCGTCAGCGTGTCTGGCTCCGGCAATGTGGCCCAATACGCGGTCGAGAAAGCGATGGCGCTGGGTGCCCGCGTCATCACGGTGTCGGACTCCAGCGGTACAGTGATCGACATGGATGGCTTCACGCCGGAGAAGCTGGCCATCCTGATGGAGGTGAAAAACCACCACTATGGCCGCGTCAGCGATTACGCCGAGCGCACGGGCAGCCGCTTCGAAGCCGGCGTGCGCCCATGGCACCTCCCCGTCGACGTGGCCCTGCCCTGCGCAACGCAGAACGAGCTGGATGCGAACGATGCCGCCACCCTGATCAGGAACGGCGTACTGTGCGTGGCCGAGGGTGCCAACATGCCGTCCACCATCGAGGCGGCCAAGGCGTTCGAGGCGGCCGGCGTGCTGTACGCGCCCGGCAAGGCCAGCAATGCGGGCGGCGTGGCCACGTCGGGCCTGGAGATGAGCCAGAATGCCGAGCGCATGAGCTGGCCGCGCGAGGAAGTCGATGCCCGCCTGCTGCAGATCATGCAGGGCATCCATGCCGCCTGCCTGAAATACGGCAAGCGGCCGGATGGCAGCGTCAGCTACGTGGACGGGGCGAATATCGCCGGCTTCGTGAAAGTGGCCGATGCGATGCTGGCGCAGGGTGTGATCTGA
- a CDS encoding methyl-accepting chemotaxis protein translates to MKLLSNMRIGRRLALGFALVLFLTILSTIIGVVKLNAVADAAEQMLDEPVRKERLITDWSSNIAVAVIRTSAIIRSSDTSLNEFFAKHTKDTNEKAAVYMKQAEQMLTTPEEKQAFARMMEVRSGYVNGRNETIRLKNEGKLDEARAVYERVYVPASDAYQESMAALVKIQRDRIDTLRHQIQDIKTDSSRMVLLLGALCVALGILCAWWLTRSITRPVTAAVELARRVAAGDLTSAPQAGSKDEIGDLQNALKHMNDQLLGMVGEIRGGSDAIASASADIAAGNADLSKRTEEQAGSLEETASSMEELTSTVAQNAANARQAATLATSASEVASRGGAVVSQVVETMASINDSSRKVADIIAVIDSIAFQTNILALNAAVEAARAGEQGRGFAVVATEVRSLAHRSAAAAKEIKLLITDSVSRVDTGAKLVDQAGSTMNDIVDSVRRVADIIGEITAATEEQTAGIGQINGAVAQMDKVTQQNAALVEQAAAASEGMQQQAIHLTGIVSVFKLDAARQAAPRPRLA, encoded by the coding sequence ATGAAACTTCTATCGAACATGCGGATCGGGCGTCGCCTTGCGCTCGGCTTTGCCCTTGTCCTCTTCCTCACGATCCTTTCCACCATCATCGGCGTCGTCAAGCTGAACGCCGTCGCGGATGCCGCCGAGCAGATGCTCGACGAGCCGGTCAGGAAAGAACGGCTGATCACGGACTGGAGCAGCAATATCGCCGTCGCGGTCATCCGTACGTCCGCCATCATCCGGAGCAGCGACACCTCCCTCAACGAATTCTTCGCGAAGCACACGAAGGACACCAACGAGAAGGCCGCGGTCTATATGAAGCAGGCCGAGCAGATGCTGACCACCCCCGAGGAAAAACAGGCCTTTGCCAGGATGATGGAAGTGCGCAGCGGCTACGTCAACGGGCGCAACGAGACGATCCGCCTCAAGAATGAAGGAAAGCTGGACGAGGCAAGGGCAGTGTACGAACGGGTATATGTTCCCGCTTCCGATGCCTACCAGGAAAGCATGGCCGCGCTGGTCAAGATCCAGCGCGACCGGATCGATACCCTCCGACACCAGATTCAGGACATCAAGACGGACAGCAGCCGCATGGTCCTGTTGCTGGGCGCGCTGTGCGTCGCCCTCGGCATTCTCTGCGCATGGTGGCTGACCCGGAGCATTACCCGTCCTGTTACCGCTGCCGTCGAGTTGGCGCGGCGCGTGGCTGCCGGCGACCTGACCTCGGCTCCGCAAGCCGGCTCGAAAGACGAGATTGGGGACTTGCAGAATGCGTTGAAGCACATGAACGATCAACTGCTCGGCATGGTGGGCGAGATTCGCGGCGGTTCCGATGCGATCGCCAGCGCATCGGCCGATATTGCAGCAGGCAATGCCGACCTCTCGAAGCGTACCGAAGAACAGGCCGGATCGCTCGAGGAAACCGCCTCCTCGATGGAAGAGCTTACCTCGACCGTTGCGCAGAACGCCGCGAATGCCCGCCAGGCCGCCACGCTGGCCACGTCTGCCAGCGAGGTGGCCAGCCGCGGTGGCGCCGTGGTGTCGCAAGTCGTCGAGACGATGGCATCGATCAACGATTCCTCCAGGAAGGTCGCCGACATCATCGCCGTCATCGACAGCATTGCTTTCCAGACCAATATCCTGGCGCTCAATGCCGCAGTCGAGGCGGCCCGGGCGGGCGAACAGGGCCGCGGCTTCGCCGTCGTGGCCACCGAAGTGCGCAGCCTTGCCCATCGTTCGGCGGCGGCGGCCAAGGAAATCAAGCTGCTGATCACCGACTCGGTATCGCGGGTCGACACCGGCGCGAAGCTGGTCGACCAGGCTGGCTCCACGATGAACGACATCGTCGACAGCGTGCGGCGTGTTGCCGACATCATCGGCGAGATCACCGCGGCGACCGAAGAGCAGACTGCCGGCATCGGACAGATCAATGGCGCGGTCGCCCAGATGGACAAGGTGACCCAGCAGAATGCTGCGCTGGTGGAGCAGGCGGCCGCCGCCTCGGAAGGCATGCAGCAGCAAGCGATCCACCTGACCGGCATCGTCAGCGTCTTCAAGCTCGATGCGGCGCGACAAGCAGCGCCGCGGCCAAGGCTGGCCTGA
- the dkgB gene encoding 2,5-didehydrogluconate reductase DkgB, whose protein sequence is MQDKIPAIGLGTFRLQGQVVIDSVRAGLELGYRHIDTAQIYGNEADVGTAIAQSGVPRTELFVTTKVWTSNLEAGKLIPSLEASLDKLRLERVDLALVHWPSPQDAVPVAEYMQALLEAKRAGLARMIGISNFTIRHMRQAIDAVGAAEIATNQVEIHPFLQNRAVVAFAREHGIHLTAYMPLAYGKVMTDPVIAGIAERHGANPAQIALAWSLQQGYAVIPSSTKRANLGSNLGAARITLSDEDMAAIATLEANDRIANPEGIAPEWD, encoded by the coding sequence ATGCAAGACAAGATCCCCGCCATCGGCCTCGGCACGTTCCGCCTGCAAGGGCAGGTGGTCATCGATTCCGTGCGCGCCGGGCTGGAGCTGGGCTATCGACACATCGACACCGCGCAGATCTACGGCAACGAAGCCGATGTGGGCACGGCCATTGCCCAGAGCGGCGTACCGCGCACGGAACTGTTCGTAACGACCAAGGTCTGGACGTCGAACCTGGAAGCGGGCAAGCTGATCCCCAGCCTTGAGGCGAGCCTGGACAAGCTGCGGCTGGAACGGGTGGACCTCGCGCTGGTCCACTGGCCGTCGCCGCAGGATGCGGTGCCGGTCGCCGAATACATGCAGGCGCTGCTGGAGGCGAAGCGCGCTGGCCTGGCACGCATGATCGGCATCTCGAACTTCACGATCCGCCACATGCGGCAGGCGATCGACGCGGTGGGCGCGGCCGAAATCGCCACCAACCAGGTCGAGATCCACCCGTTCCTGCAAAACCGCGCCGTCGTCGCATTCGCCCGCGAACACGGCATCCACCTTACCGCCTACATGCCGCTTGCCTACGGCAAGGTGATGACGGACCCGGTGATCGCCGGCATCGCCGAACGGCATGGCGCCAACCCGGCGCAAATCGCCCTGGCCTGGTCGCTGCAGCAGGGTTATGCCGTGATCCCGTCGTCGACGAAGCGGGCGAACCTCGGGTCGAACCTGGGCGCCGCGCGCATCACGCTGTCGGACGAGGACATGGCTGCCATCGCCACGCTCGAAGCGAACGACCGGATTGCCAACCCGGAGGGCATCGCGCCGGAGTGGGACTGA
- a CDS encoding FAD-dependent monooxygenase: MNTPSSSKHHAQTAICIVGNGAIAKAAALAFAQAGQGVTLLAPPAAPKPEGLEPSWDVRVYALNHTAHELLSNLKVWGAMDQQRIAPVDAMVVKGDGEQPGHLNFDAYGARTDTLAWIVEDSNLNGALDAALRFAQNVHFVTGRAVGLKCNEDGATILLEDGNAVKASLVVGADGAQSWVRGQCDIGLDYKPYGQKGIVSNFETELPHHGAAFQWFTCDRGIVALLPLPGNRVSLVWSAPDMLADQLCSEGAQALADRLAEFAADKLGKLTPLLPEAVKAFPLSLVRPHSLVAQRVALIGDAAHVVHPLAGHGMNLGFGDVRDLVRAVTEREEHRSIGDERVLARYARSRKEEVLLMQATTDGLQRLFGANLEPVRAVRNFGLNLLDKLPFVKRSLMSHALGRH; this comes from the coding sequence ATGAACACGCCATCCTCCTCCAAGCACCACGCGCAGACCGCCATCTGCATCGTCGGCAACGGCGCGATCGCCAAGGCGGCCGCCCTCGCTTTCGCCCAGGCCGGGCAAGGTGTCACGCTGCTGGCCCCGCCGGCCGCGCCAAAGCCGGAAGGTCTCGAACCGAGCTGGGACGTGCGGGTCTATGCGCTGAACCATACGGCGCATGAGCTGCTGTCGAACCTGAAGGTCTGGGGCGCGATGGACCAGCAACGCATCGCCCCCGTCGACGCGATGGTCGTCAAGGGCGATGGCGAGCAGCCCGGCCACCTGAATTTCGATGCCTACGGCGCCCGTACCGACACGCTGGCGTGGATCGTCGAGGACAGCAACCTGAATGGCGCCCTCGATGCCGCGCTGCGCTTCGCGCAGAACGTGCACTTCGTGACGGGCCGCGCGGTGGGCCTCAAGTGCAACGAGGATGGCGCCACCATTCTGCTCGAGGACGGCAATGCAGTGAAGGCGTCGCTGGTCGTGGGCGCCGATGGCGCCCAGTCGTGGGTGCGCGGCCAGTGCGACATCGGCCTCGACTACAAGCCTTACGGCCAGAAGGGCATCGTCAGCAATTTCGAGACGGAGTTGCCGCACCATGGCGCGGCATTCCAGTGGTTCACGTGCGACCGCGGCATCGTGGCGCTGCTGCCGCTGCCGGGCAACCGCGTGTCGCTCGTGTGGTCGGCGCCGGACATGCTGGCCGACCAGCTGTGCAGCGAAGGCGCGCAGGCGCTGGCCGACCGGCTGGCCGAGTTCGCCGCTGACAAGTTGGGGAAACTGACGCCGCTGCTGCCGGAAGCAGTGAAGGCTTTCCCGTTGTCGCTGGTGCGCCCGCATTCGCTCGTGGCGCAGCGCGTGGCGCTGATCGGCGACGCGGCCCACGTGGTGCATCCACTGGCCGGACACGGCATGAACCTGGGCTTCGGCGACGTGCGCGACCTGGTGCGCGCTGTCACCGAGCGCGAGGAACACCGCTCGATCGGTGACGAACGGGTGCTCGCCCGCTACGCGCGCTCGCGCAAGGAAGAAGTGCTGCTGATGCAAGCCACCACCGACGGCTTGCAGCGTTTGTTCGGCGCCAATCTCGAACCGGTTCGCGCGGTGCGCAATTTCGGGCTAAACTTGCTGGATAAATTGCCATTCGTCAAGCGTTCGCTGATGTCGCACGCGCTGGGCCGGCACTGA
- a CDS encoding DsbC family protein, with protein MKFMKTGLVLASALLMSCAGADDDDGVEATIRKNVEPKLGDNVKIDSIRATPYGGLYEIRIGNEIRYTDKTGTYLFAGHVFNLKTREDVTQARIDDISRIKFSELPLELALKTVKGNGKRVIAIFEDPNCGYCKKFRRDTLAKVDNVTVYTFMYNILSPDSTVKSRNVWCAADRNRAWDDWMLAGKVPAAAPAGCTAPNDQVLALGNKLGLQGTPAIFFADGSRIPGAIDAAALEEKFAAIK; from the coding sequence ATGAAGTTCATGAAGACCGGCCTCGTGCTGGCATCGGCGTTGCTGATGTCGTGCGCGGGCGCCGACGACGACGACGGCGTCGAAGCCACCATCCGCAAGAACGTCGAGCCCAAGCTGGGCGACAACGTCAAGATCGATTCCATTCGCGCCACGCCGTACGGCGGGCTGTACGAAATCCGCATCGGCAATGAAATCCGCTACACGGACAAGACGGGCACCTACCTGTTCGCCGGCCATGTCTTCAACCTCAAGACCAGGGAAGACGTCACGCAGGCGCGCATCGACGACATCAGCCGCATCAAGTTCTCCGAGCTGCCGCTGGAACTGGCGCTGAAGACGGTGAAGGGCAACGGCAAGCGCGTGATCGCGATCTTCGAGGACCCGAACTGCGGCTACTGCAAGAAGTTCCGCCGCGATACGCTGGCCAAGGTGGACAACGTGACCGTCTACACCTTCATGTACAACATCCTGTCGCCCGATTCCACGGTCAAGTCGCGCAATGTCTGGTGCGCGGCCGACCGCAACCGCGCGTGGGACGACTGGATGCTGGCCGGGAAGGTGCCGGCGGCCGCGCCGGCCGGTTGCACGGCGCCGAACGATCAGGTGCTGGCGCTGGGGAACAAGCTGGGCCTGCAAGGCACGCCGGCCATCTTCTTCGCCGACGGCAGCCGCATTCCGGGCGCGATCGATGCCGCGGCATTGGAAGAGAAATTCGCCGCGATCAAGTGA
- a CDS encoding (2Fe-2S)-binding protein, with amino-acid sequence MVTLNINGRDTQVDADPSTPILWALRDNLNMTGTKFGCGAALCGACTVHLGGQAIRSCVTPISAAVGQKITTIEAMEHDKVGKAVQDAWVKHDVPQCGYCQSGQVMSATALLKTNRKPSDADIDGAMAGNICRCGTYQRIRLAIKDAAKTLA; translated from the coding sequence ATGGTCACCCTGAACATCAACGGGCGCGACACGCAGGTCGACGCCGATCCGTCGACGCCGATCCTGTGGGCGTTGCGCGACAACCTGAACATGACAGGCACGAAATTCGGCTGTGGCGCCGCGCTGTGCGGCGCCTGCACCGTGCACCTGGGCGGGCAGGCGATCCGCTCGTGCGTGACGCCGATCTCGGCGGCCGTGGGCCAGAAAATCACCACCATCGAGGCAATGGAGCACGACAAGGTGGGCAAGGCCGTGCAGGATGCCTGGGTGAAGCACGATGTGCCGCAGTGCGGCTACTGCCAGAGCGGGCAGGTGATGAGCGCGACCGCGCTGCTGAAGACGAACAGGAAGCCGAGCGACGCCGACATCGATGGCGCAATGGCCGGCAATATCTGCCGCTGCGGCACCTATCAACGCATTCGCCTCGCCATCAAGGATGCGGCGAAGACGCTGGCCTGA